A genomic stretch from Falco naumanni isolate bFalNau1 chromosome 4, bFalNau1.pat, whole genome shotgun sequence includes:
- the LOC121087820 gene encoding C-C chemokine receptor type 4-like yields the protein MSSSSTESFEVEISTFYDYYDNYNDAPKPCSKESVKRFAASFLPVLYSLVFLVGLTGNVLVIVVLFKYKRLKSMTDVYLLNLAISDLLFVLSLPFWSYFTIDQWVFGTPWCKIISWIYLVGFYSGIFFITLMSIDRYLAIVRAVFSLKARTAFHGLITSLVVWLVALSASVPELVFRESFNEHNYTTCKLRYPGNFTTWKLFSTLEINILGLLIPFIVMTFCYSMIIKTLVHCKNEKKNKAVKMIFAVMIMFFFFWTPYNIVIFLQVLETVGVIRDCQASRNLDYAFQVTEILGLFHCCLNPVIYFFMGEKFKKYLKMLFKNWRLPGVICKWCGVHITYHTESTNSFHTQSTGDQDAL from the coding sequence ATGAGTTCTTCAAGTACAGAGTCCTTTGAAGTTGAAATCTCAACCTTCTATGACTACTACGATAATTACAATGATGCTCCAAAACCGTGCAGTAAGGAAAGCGTCAAGAGGTTTGCAGCCTCCTTCCTACCTGTTCTGTATAGCCTAGTATTCCTGGTCGGGCTCACAGGGAACGTTCTGGTCATTGTGGTCCTCTTCAAATACAAGAGGCTGAAGAGCATGACTGATGTGTACCTGCTAAACCTTGCCATCTCTGATTTGCTCTTTGTTTTATCCTTGCCCTTCTGGTCTTATTTCACGATAGACCAATGGGTTTTTGGAACTCCCTGGTGTAAAATCATTTCATGGATCTACCTGGTTGGGTTTTACAGTGGGATATTTTTTATTACGCTTATGAGCATAGACAGATACCTAGCAATTGTTCgtgcagtgttttctttgaaagcaagGACTGCTTTCCATGGCTTGATTACTAGCCTTGTTGTATGGCTAGTAGCTCTTTCGGCCTCAGTTCCAGAACTTGTATTTAGAGAATCTTTTAATGAACACAATTATACTACCTGCAAGCTGAGATATCCAGGTAATTTCACAACGTGGaaacttttttccactttggaAATCAACATTCTAGGGCTCCTAATCCCTTTTATAGTTATGACATTCTGCTACTCCATGATTATTAAAACATTAGTTCactgtaaaaatgagaaaaagaataaggctgtgaagatgatcTTTGCTGTCATGATCATGTTCTTCTTCTTTTGGACCCCTTAcaacattgttatttttttacaagTGCTGGAAACTGTGGGAGTCATTAGAGACTGTCAAGCGAGCAGGAATCTGGACTATGCTTTCCAGGTAACAGAAATCCTCGGCCTTTTTCACTGTTGCCTCAATCCGGTCATCTACTTCTTCATGGGAGAAAAATTTAAGAAGTACCTGAAGATGCTCTTTAAGAACTGGCGGTTACCTGGAGTTATTTGCAAGTGGTGCGGAGTTCACATCACTTACCACACTGAATCTACTAATTCATTCCACACGCAATCTACAGGGGATCAAGATGCTCTGTAA